CAGTTTTCAGGTTTGAGAATCTTCCATTCCAGAGATCACTACGATTCACTACAGACTTGATCTTCACCTGTAATATGTCCGAGTCACACTGATCTTATTGTGTCCCTGAAACTAAACACTCAGTGGTTCATTTCTGATTTGCATGAAACTGAACTATAACTGCGATCATTTTCCTTTGAAATTCAGGTGCGACTATCAGTCAATTTCTTCTCCAAAACAAAGAAGGGTTAGACACTAAAGATGGTATTTTATCTTTCCTCTGCTCTATAAACACTGCATGATCAAATCCACACGCTGTTCGTGACCCTCCGTAGTGTGTATTATATCAGTATCTGCATGGCAGCGGCGTCTCTGTCACTAACGTCCGGCCGAAGCTGCGGTGGGAGATTTAAGTGGAATTCTTCAGACTTGAGGTTGTTTTAACCCGCGACACTAATGTAGCTAAGGAAAAGCACTCGGTTTCTTTTACACTGAGGGATTTTAGTGGGAAattaaaaagaacagaaaagcactGAGTgactttaaacactttttacctcctgaccaatcagagtgcaagTTGATGGGAAAAGTGGGTAGGGCTTTCACAGGTTCAGTTAATATATGAGAGTTCAAAGCTGTCAATCATTCCAGATTCTTTATGTTGATTGGCTCATGTGCTGTTCTGACCTGATGACATTATTGGACACATTGGCGGCTCGGAGGGGATCACAGTGTCTCCGGAGCCTCGAGGCAAAATACAGTAAAGTCGCAGGTCTGAGTCTGTATCTGATGTGACTCCTTAACATTCAGTCAGGTTTTTCTTTCCAAGTTTATTGATGACCAACAACGTCCTCtcctagttagttagttagttaattagttagttagcCGATACTAGCATGGAGTGCTAGTAGCGTTGTTATGGTTACAGTGTTATCGTCATGGACATTTTTCTCCCTTCTCTTTTCGAAAGCCGCGCCGCAGAGCAGGAGTTCGATGCGAGAACTGATCTGGACACGTAAGGTTTAATGTATTCAGGTGTGAAAGATCGGTGTGTTTTAACACTCAACTCACATTTACGTAGAAAACGACATTGTTTCTTTAACAATGGAAGCTGTAGctcagtggataaggtgttggaccactgatcAGGAGGTCATgagccactgctgggcccctgagtgaggcccttaaccctcaatcgctTAGTTGTAGAAACTGAAAAGTCACTGTAGATAAAGGAGTGTGCTACATGACAGAAATGGTACTAAATATATACCTGTTCGGTGAGAGATGTGTATCAGGTCAATATTGtgcttctatctatctatttatttatttatttctctctaacAGTCAGGAATGTTCTGGATTCTTTGTGTTCAGTGGGTTCAGGTGATTTTACTGTGTAAACGCATTAAGTGTTGTTGGTTAAACGCAGCAAATTTTCTTCCTGCTCTCGATGTGACGACACTTTTAACTTGTTCTCGACCACAGCATCATCCAGCGTGTGAACATTCAGTGTTCTGCATTATTgtcctgattatttttatggCCTAAAATAATATAACTGTATACTTTTGGTGTATGAAATAAATCACTGCATGTTAACTTTAAACTGTCCTGTTTCTCATTTCACAAAGAAAACGATTTCAATAAATCAGGTAAAAGAAGGAAGTTTTAAGTTTAATAAAGGTTTAAGTTACAAATAACATGTATTACTGGTCCTAATAAAATTCACCTAAAAGTACAAGAAACAAaaagcacattaaaaaaaacaacagaagattCTTTTCTGACagacaaagatttttttttttttttttttttttttaaagttattcggttgtaaatgtttgtgtttgctgtgaGACTCTTGCTGCAGGACGGGACCTCGGCGGCGCCTCGTGCCCTGCCTCAGCGGCGCCTCGTGCTCTGTTTAAGGCCTCACAGGTAAAATGACAGAACAACAgacaacaatataaataaaggtCTTATTGTGGAATctgcattaattcattaaaactaTTTGACTGCATAAATTTTACTGCATAATGAAATAACAGATTAGTATAAGAGAGAAAAACTGTTTAACTCATCGACAAGTTAATTCACATAAACggctgtaaataaataaaattaaaaaaatcagatgtCAGTCAATTTATAGTGCAAATTCTgctacacacaaataaaagctAAGTTACTGAGTCGGGATGGTGTTGTGTTCAGGTCACAAGATTGTTAGACTTTTCTTTACACGCTCGTTAACGTAACACTTACGATCGAAGAATTACAAAGATTTTGGCTTGTTAAATCACAGTATCCTTAAAAtggcacaaaaacaaacaattgtGGCTTTTAGTTTGCTTTTTTTGCAGGTTCTGTAATAAATAGCAGCTTTAAATGAAACCTCTGCTTTCTCTGACCTCAGCTGTAAGTGTGAAGGAATGTAAACTGAGAATAAAAGAACTCTGTACCTGACGGTCACATGAACCTCGCTACAACTCAGAAACCTCGTTATCACAATAAAGCAGATTCTCCCATTgattaaaaggaaataaaagttgGATCTAAGTGATGGACATGATGTTCCACTTTGTCACCATCGTGGAGCTTTATCTAAAGAGTGCGGATGATGGTACGAGAAGGTGGAAGGAAGCTCTATGAGGTTTGGCACTGAACTCCTCCTGGATGAAAGTCCTCCTGGTCCTCCTCGATGTAGTGGTTACGGTGTCTGTCTCGGGTCAGATCGCAGTCCTCGAGGTCAGCGTAGATATAGAGGTCATCGTCCATGCTGTCAGGATCGTTCTTCTCTCGTGTGGAAGGAAAATACTGCTCCAGCTGCTTCAGCTTCTTTACGGGGAGGAAGTTCGCCACAGGGAAGACGACCTGCGGGAAAACAGGAACATACACAGATATTATAACGGTATGTTAACGAAAGAGGAAAAAGTGAGAAcctgtgaaatgaaatgagagaaaaaagtcTCGTATGGTGGAAGGAGGGCTTTGTTCGTTCAGGTCACAGAACTaatattatttaacatatttaaatgtactttaattttatttatttctctctgcgATCGTTTTCCCCTGTATAATCTCACTACACTGGGTATAATGTGTTCACagctttatataaaacaaatgatgtGCTGGAGAAAAGGAATGAGAACaaagatgatgtgtgtataaTGGGATGTATGTGGAAGGTGTATTCGTTCTGGTGCTGGTGTCACTCACGTTAAACAGGATGACCAGTCTGCCTTTCTCAAAGGGACGGCGGTGCGTCGGCATCCCTTCGTTCTGCACACACTTCTTATCGCCTGGTCTGATCAACTCACCTGCTCGACACACCAGAGAACATTCAGGAAGAACGTTACATCCGCTTCATCTCACATCACAACAGGAGTTCAGCTTTTCCACACCTGAAGATAAGAGCACTCACCTGGGTGTGAGGTGATGAGAAGTGTTCTGTTGTCCAACATTTGGACCGGTTTCTGGAAACCACACAATGACTCTACGAGCTGAAGCTCCATGGTCATGGTTAGATCCATGTCCTGTCTTTGTGGAAACACGTATTACATTACAATGAGTGTGGCTCAAGCGCTCTGGTCGTAtctgttcaaaataaaataagattttctTCCTTTTAATCCTAGTTAAGCCTGTGTGAACCTTGTGAAGACGGGATGTGCCTTCTGCtcgaagatgatgatgatgtcaccaGGCTCTAGTCCTGGTTCCTGGTCTCCTTCCCCATGGAAAACGATCTTCTGTCCATCTTTCATACCTGATGAACACACCACGAGTCAGACAACctccttcacttcctgttcattTACCTCTGTTAGCTCCACCCCTGATCACCTTTATCGATGTGTACCTCCAGGACCTTCTTCTGCCGCAGGACTTTGCGGCCAGTGCAGGCTTTGCAGCGGTTGCGGTGGCTCAAGCGTTGGCCCTGACCTCTGCAGCTGCCACAGATAGTGGAGATCTGCTGCACCATGCCAGGGAGTAACTGATGCAGCCTCACCTGAACTCCTGACCCCCTGCAGGTCGGACACACCTCCACCACACCTTTATGTCCCCCGTGGCCTGAGAAACAAGACACACCAGAGACACGATGACTCCTAGGTTCTGACAGGTTAGAGACACGATTCAGAGCTTTACGCTAACGTGAATAGTAACGTGAATAGTAACGGCGTCACGTACGACGACTGTGCAACAGTTACgtaatgagtctccagtgttagtgaTTTATAACAGTTTCTAGCTGCTACAGTGTAAGACAACTTATTTCATGAACATTACTTCATTACTGATGGACTTTTAGATGATTAGTTACCTTCACATTTCTCACAGATGACATTTTTCTGTATAGACAATTTCTTGGTGGCGCCGTTGTACAGATCTTCCAAAGACACGGTCAGCCGATGCACGATATTCTTCCCTGAGAACACGAGACAGCTCGTCATGCTGTTATCAGACCTTCATTACAGCTACATTAAACTGACTTGTTGGTGTAAAGGGAGTGTGTATGATTAAAACACAATCAGAATTCTACAGCactaatgtgacacacacagtgtatatgctTGTGTACCTCTCC
The Tachysurus fulvidraco isolate hzauxx_2018 chromosome 7, HZAU_PFXX_2.0, whole genome shotgun sequence DNA segment above includes these coding regions:
- the dnaja1 gene encoding dnaJ homolog subfamily A member 1, which translates into the protein MVKETAFYDVLGVKPSASPDELKKAYHKLALKYHPDKNPAKGEKFKQISQAYEVLSDAQKREVYDRGGEAAIKEGGNGGGGGGFSTPMDIFDMFFGGGGRMRRERRGKNIVHRLTVSLEDLYNGATKKLSIQKNVICEKCEGHGGHKGVVEVCPTCRGSGVQVRLHQLLPGMVQQISTICGSCRGQGQRLSHRNRCKACTGRKVLRQKKVLEVHIDKGMKDGQKIVFHGEGDQEPGLEPGDIIIIFEQKAHPVFTRQDMDLTMTMELQLVESLCGFQKPVQMLDNRTLLITSHPGELIRPGDKKCVQNEGMPTHRRPFEKGRLVILFNVVFPVANFLPVKKLKQLEQYFPSTREKNDPDSMDDDLYIYADLEDCDLTRDRHRNHYIEEDQEDFHPGGVQCQTS